The following are encoded in a window of Acropora muricata isolate sample 2 chromosome 6, ASM3666990v1, whole genome shotgun sequence genomic DNA:
- the LOC136919593 gene encoding integrator complex subunit 15-like, whose protein sequence is MNDFEEDTWNIASWKADIPGKVSFIKHSLSCSQFPDCSRNVILMLEKYFNSYAPESPPNPGLYLSAFLDDVIDLYIFHSTGSGAKSLSAIQELQLLEVICSCFQHQKSDFVRCGVLYLLFGVTSQDIKDGKVEQKVELLNKLVSMAVALHCDHLLESMAVWMQRHHHRPDIVLKVTSSIIEDYISLVPASLPFLQNLAMHSPLMACQLMTALIVLYPIVNRQKGQKCSTNTILPPLPLLKVVASWINQTPDLCLMTLPSTLLTAGRLRGSFLPPESTPLPSGPLLGLLRWAVLMPLARDFSVSGRQAQHESRLLCSQLHLAIIQAFLLASKNEENPQEEMELEPGEVMDESDSRHLIKASDLKELSQDMIKLIDNSRALELNKAVIDQQVQLSIDRFAQTLQVAMATSCLSATKDELLSIYKRLPGNKLLTTVIGSLGTTQ, encoded by the exons ATGAATGACTTCGAGGAAGATACTTGGA ATATTGCATCTTGGAAAGCAGACATCCCAGGCAAAGTCTCTTTCATAAAACACTCATTGAGCTGTTCCCAGTTCCCAGACTGTAGTAGGAATGTGATCCTTATGTTGGAAAAGTACTTCAATTCATATGCACCAGAAAGTCCTCCAAACCCTGGCCTTTATCTGTCAGCCTTTCTTGATGATGTGATTGACCTGTACATATTTCATAGTACCGGATCTGGGGCTAAATCTCTGTCAGCTATCCAAGAGCTTCAACTCTTGGAAGTCATATGCTCCTGTTTTCAGCATCAGAAATCTGATTTTGTGAGATGCGGAGTTCTTTACTTACTGTTTGGAGTTACCAGTCAAGACATAAAGGATGGCAAG GTTGAGCAAAAAGTTGAACTTCTAAACAAACTGGTCTCCATGGCTGTAGCACTACACTGTGATCATTTGCTGGAATCCATGGCTGTTTGGATGCAG AGGCACCATCACCGACCTGATATTGTGCTGAAAGTTACATCTTCCATAATTGAAGATTACATTTCCCTGGTGCCGGCATCTCTACCTTTCCTTCAAAACCTTGCCATGCACTCGCCACTGATGGCATGTCAGTTGATGACAGCCCTTATCGTCCTATATCCTATAGTCAACAGGCAAAAAG GCCAAAAATGTTCAACTAACACTATCCTGCCTCCGCTTCCTCTTTTGAAAGTTGTGGCTTCATGGATTAACCAAACACCTGATTTGTGTTTAATGACTCTTCCTTCGACACTTTTGACAGCAGGTCGCTTACGCGGATCATTTTTACCTCCAGAATCTACTCCACTCCCCTCGGGACCTCTATTAGGTCTCCTGCGCTGGGCGGTTTTGATGCCATTGGCTCGTGACTTTTCAGTCAGCGGCAGACAAGCTCAACATGAATCCAGACTCCTTTGCTCTCAGCTCCACTTGGCAATAATTCAAGCCTTCTTATTGGCCAGCAAAAACGAGGAAAATCCTCAAGAAGAAATGGAATTGGAGCCTGGAGAAGTGATGGACGAGTCAGACTCTCGTCATCTCATAAAGGCATCGGACTTAAAAGAACTAAGTCAGGATATGATTAAACTAATTGACAATTCAAGAGCATTGGAACTCAACAAGGCTGTCATCGATCAACAAGTTCAACTTTCTATTGATCGATTTGCCCAAACTTTGCAAGTCGCTATGGCAACTAGCTGTCTTTCTGCTACCAAAG ATGAATTGCTTTCCATTTACAAACGTTTACCAGGCAACAA GTTGCTCACCACCGTCATAGGAAGCCTGGGAACCACTCAGTGA
- the LOC136919592 gene encoding sodium/potassium/calcium exchanger 4-like, with the protein MHRDRTFLARVGLLILFTGFVLPSLFFRSVRHAFQQKDHREDVFNRARRSLEENRSTIQQRGEALLLSVKAPSHNCVMPSFDEFPGDFMTQRQRQKYGGVIIHFLLAVYMFGALALVCDDYFVPSLEKITDKLHMHSDVAGATFMAAGSSAPELFTSIIGVFITESDIGLGTIVGSAVFNILFIVGVCGLFAGSTLRLSRWPLLRDSMCYLTSIAALVAISHDKQVYWYEALVLVCMYLMYVLIMYFNQPLQVFFEKLIGSHQESPDIELNGNVEQRKENGDFNRSNLAENQEVEVTVHSASPFSFPQGCISRILWITALPFICLFYVTIPDCRKNRWEKWFLVSFFLSVLWIAALSYVLVWMVSIIGFTLGIPDVIMGLTFMAAGSSVPDGISSLIVARQGDGDMAVSNTIGSNVFDILLCLGLPWLLKTTIVDLGGYVNVVSGSMLYTSISLFGTVLVTILCVAVNKWYLNKCFGMIFLLLYVVFIAIATLFELNLFGDFSLPPCKV; encoded by the coding sequence ATGCATCGCGACAGAACGTTCCTCGCCCGCGTTGGGCTTCTCATTCTTTTCACTGGCTTTGTCCTGCCAAGTTTATTTTTCAGATCAgtcagacatgcatttcaacaGAAAGACCATCGAGAAGATGTTTTCAATCGAGCCAGAAGATCACTGGAAGAAAACCGAAGTACAATACAACAACGAGGTGAAGCACTGCTTCTGTCTGTTAAAGCGCCATCACACAACTGCGTAATGCCGTCCTTCGACGAATTTCCCGGTGATTTTATGACGCAGCGCCAGCGACAAAAATATGGCGGCGTCATTATACATTTTCTTTTAGCGGTATACATGTTCGGTGCTCTGGCGTTGGTATGTGATGACTACTTCGTTCCTTCGTTAGAGAAGATCACCGACAAGTTACACATGCACTCCGACGTTGCAGGCGCCACTTTCATGGCCGCTGGAAGCTCTGCTCCCGAATTATTCACTTCTATTATCGGTGTTTTCATTACAGAAAGTGACATTGGCCTCGGAACTATTGTTGGGTCGGCGGTGTTCAATATTCTTTTTATCGTGGGTGTGTGTGGCCTCTTTGCTGGCTCTACACTTCGATTGTCACGGTGGCCTTTGTTGCGTGACTCAATGTGTTACCTGACAAGTATTGCTGCTCTGGTCGCAATTTCTCACGACAAACAAGTGTATTGGTACGAGGCGCTTGTGTTGGTCTGCATGTACTTAATGTATGTTCTAATTATGTACTTTAACCAACCCCTGCAAGTCTTCTTTGAAAAACTGATAGGTTCGCACCAAGAATCCCCCGACATCGAACTAAATGGGAACGTGGagcagagaaaagaaaatggagACTTCAACCGTAGCAACCTCGCGGAAAATCAAGAGGTTGAAGTTACCGTCCACAGCGCTTCACCATTTTCGTTTCCTCAAGGCTGTATTTCACGCATCTTGTGGATCACAGCTCTGCCATTCATCTGCTTGTTTTACGTCACCATTCCAGATTGTCGTAAAAATAGATGGGAGAAATGGTTCCTCGTCTCGTTCTTTCTATCAGTTCTTTGGATTGCAGCTCTCTCTTATGTCTTGGTTTGGATGGTGTCAATAATTGGCTTCACTCTCGGTATCCCAGATGTCATCATGGGCTTGACGTTCATGGCAGCAGGTAGCAGTGTTCCTGACGGGATATCGAGTCTTATTGTTGCTAGGCAAGGAGATGGTGATATGGCAGTGTCTAACACCATAGGCAGCAATGTATTCGACATTTTATTGTGTTTGGGACTTCCCTGGCTTTTGAAGACAACAATTGTAGACTTAGGAGGCTATGTTAATGTCGTGAGTGGTAGCATGCTTTACACCTCGATATCCTTATTTGGCACAGTACTGGTTACAATTTTGTGTGTCGCCGTCAACAAATGGTATTTAAACAAGTGCTTTGGGATGATATTTCTGTTGCTGTATGTTGTTTTCATCGCTATTGCCACCCTTTTCGAGCTTAATCTCTTTGGAGATTTCAGTTTGCCCCCCTGCAAAGTATGA